One window of the Dreissena polymorpha isolate Duluth1 chromosome 5, UMN_Dpol_1.0, whole genome shotgun sequence genome contains the following:
- the LOC127831152 gene encoding collagen alpha-1(XXVII) chain-like, which produces MFAYIKSFAVAKFNNANLYDHDRIKTTLRYVDHGLNNPTLRYGDRGLNNPTVQYGDHGLNNPTVRYGDRGLNKPTVRYGYHGLNNPTVRYGDRGLNKPTVRYGDHGLNNPTVRYGDHGLNNPTVRYGDHGLNNPTVRYGDHGLNNPTVRYGDRGQNNPTVRNGDHGKKQPNSANGDRGQNYQILR; this is translated from the coding sequence atgtttgcttatataaagtcgTTTGCAGTTGCGAAATTCAACAACGCGAACTTATACGATCACGACCGAATCAAAACAACTTTGCGATATGTTGACCACGGCCTAAACAACCCAACATTGCGATATGGTGACCGCGGCCTGAATAATCCAACAGTGCAATATGGTGACCACGGCCTAAACAACCCAACAGTGCGATATGGTGACCGTGGTCTGAATAAACCAACAGTGCGTTATGGTTACCACGGCCTAAACAACCCAACAGTGCGATATGGTGACCGTGGCCTAAATAAACCAACAGTGCGTTATGGTGACCACGGCCTAAACAACCCAACAGTGCGATATGGTGACCACGGCCTGAATAATCCAACAGTGCGATATGGTGACCACGGCCTAAACAACCCAACAGTGCGATATGGTGACCACGGCCTAAACAACCCAACAGTGCGATACGGTGACCGCGGCCAAAACAACCCGACAGTGCGAAATGGTGACCACGGCAAAAAACAACCCAACAGTGCAAATGGTGACCGCGGCCAAAACTACCAAATATTGCGGTAG